From the Mesorhizobium sp. WSM2240 genome, the window GCTTCGCCGCCGTGTCGACCAGGCGCTGGAGGCGCACGGCATCCAGGCGTCGAAGGTGATCGACACCAATGCCGCGATGGTTGCCCTGCAACTCACCGCCTGCGGCGCAGGCGTAGCCATCATAGAGCCGGTGACGGCCTATGGGGTGCCGCTGAAGGGAGTCGAAATCCGCCCGCTTGACGTCGACATCCCCTTCTTGTGGGGAGTCTTTTCGGCGGTGTCGCGCCCGCTTCCGGAAACCGCGCGGGCTTTCATCCAGCAGTTCATCGAAACGACCGTCCCGGCCATACCCGGACTGGTTCAGCACGACCCGCGCAGGACGGATCTGGTGACCGACACGATCTTCGGCGGCGCTCGCAAACCGGCAGGAGTGGCTTGATGAGCGTCATCGCCATCGATGGAGCAGCCGGTCTGGCCGCATTGCGCGAGCGGCTTCATCACGATCTCAGCCTTCTGGAGCTGCCGGCCAAGGCGTGGGTGCCTCCCCGCAGTGTCAACGGCGAACACATCCACGACATCGTGATCGTCGGCGGGGGCATGTGCGGACTGGTCGCCTATTTCGCGCTCAAATGCGGCGGCATGCGCAATGTGCGTATCTTCGACCGCAACCCGGCCGGGCGGGAAGGACCCTGGGTCACCTATGCCCGTATGGAGACTCTGCGCTCGCCGAAGCAACTGGCCGGCCCCGCCTTCGGCATCGGAGCCCTGACCTTCCGGGCCTGGTTCACCGCGCAGTTCGGCGAAGCAGCCTGGAATGCGCTCGACAAGATTCCCCGCCCGATGTGGATGGATTATCTCCGGTGGTACCGCAAGGTGCTCGGCATTCCGGTCGAGAATGAAGTGCAGGTCGACTCGATCCTGCCCGAAGGGGACTATTTGCGCCTCGCCCTTTCCGGCAGCGGCGCGAGGGAGGCGTCGATCCTCGCCCGCAAGGTGATCATGGCCACCGGCCGGGACGGAACCGGCATCCCCAACATTCCCTATTTCGTCGCCGGCGTGCCGAAATCGTGCTGGGCGCATTCGTCCGAAGACATCGATTTCGGCACGCTCAAGGGCAAACGCGTCGTGGTGGTCGGGGTCGGCGCCTCCGCCGTCGACAATTCGGCCGAGGCGCTCGATGCGGGCGCGGCGGAGGTCCGTCATCTTATCCGACGCAAGGAAATGCCGACCATCAACAAGATGATGGGTATCGGTTCGTTCGGCTTCATCAGTGGTTTCCCCGAACTGCCGGACGAATGGCGATGGCGCTTCATGCACTATTCCTTCGTTACTCAGACGCCCTCGCCGCGGGGCTCCACGCTGCGCGTCAGCCGCCACAGCAACGCCTATTTCCATTTCGGCAAGGCCATCGAACGGGTCGAGAGATCGGGCGGCGAACTTTTGATCGAAATGCGTGACGGGAGCCGCCTTGCGACCGATTTCCTCATTCTCGGCACCGGC encodes:
- a CDS encoding NAD(P)/FAD-dependent oxidoreductase gives rise to the protein MSVIAIDGAAGLAALRERLHHDLSLLELPAKAWVPPRSVNGEHIHDIVIVGGGMCGLVAYFALKCGGMRNVRIFDRNPAGREGPWVTYARMETLRSPKQLAGPAFGIGALTFRAWFTAQFGEAAWNALDKIPRPMWMDYLRWYRKVLGIPVENEVQVDSILPEGDYLRLALSGSGAREASILARKVIMATGRDGTGIPNIPYFVAGVPKSCWAHSSEDIDFGTLKGKRVVVVGVGASAVDNSAEALDAGAAEVRHLIRRKEMPTINKMMGIGSFGFISGFPELPDEWRWRFMHYSFVTQTPSPRGSTLRVSRHSNAYFHFGKAIERVERSGGELLIEMRDGSRLATDFLILGTGFTVDPLARPEMPGYAGEILLWKDRYTPPEDMRNRELANFPYLDSDFAFQERTPGKAPWLRHIHCFNYGATASLGKVSGDIPGISEGAQWLARSLAARLYAEDVAIHWQGMLDYDKPELLGDEWAASEIEETVGGGAPRAVGKGN